From the genome of Argentina anserina chromosome 4, drPotAnse1.1, whole genome shotgun sequence, one region includes:
- the LOC126791279 gene encoding nifU-like protein 3, chloroplastic: protein MVGSFSPNTTQTPTALFNPSSERTSTSQLSPFKNSIVDASGFSSKQTSFLRGRFCSTQFTGFYCKTARRKQPGHVVSPSCVLPLTEENVEKVLDEVRPSLMADGGNVALHEIDGLVVVLKLEGACGSCPSSTMTLKMGIETRLRDKIPEILEVEQILDTETGLELNEENVEKLLAEIRPYLAGTGGGILELVEIQDYIVKVRLSGPAAGVMTVRVALTQKLREKIPVIAAVQLIE, encoded by the exons ATGGTGGGTTCGTTCTCACCAAACACGACACAAACTCCCACCGCTCTGTTCAACCCATCATCAGAAAGAACTTCAACTTCGCAGTTATCACCCTTCAAG AACTCGATTGTAGATGCCAGTGGGTTTTCGTCAAAGCAAACATCTTTTCTCAGAGGTCGGTTCTGTAGCACACAATTTACTGGGTTTTACTGCAAAACTGCTCGAAGAAAACAACCAG GGCATGTTGTTTCACCAAGCTGTGTCCTTCCTTTGACTGAAGAAAATGTGGAGAAAGTCTTGGACGAAGTACGACCTAGTTTGATGGCAGATGGCGGAAATGTGGCACTACATGAAATAGATGGACTTGTAGTGGTATTAAAACTAGAAGGAGCTTGTGGATCATGCCCAAGCTCGACGATGACACTAAAGATGGGAATTGAAACTCGCCTGCGTGATAAGATACCAGAGATTTTGGAAGTGGAGCAAATTTTGGACACTGAGACGGGCCTCGAGTTGAATGAGGAAAATGTCGAAAAG CTTCTTGCTGAGATTAGGCCATATCTGGCTGGCACAGGTGGTGGAATTCTGGAGCTTGTAGAGATCCAAGACTACATTGTTAAAGTTCGGTTAAGTGGACCAGCAGCTGGGGTCATGACAGTTCGTGTTGCTCTAACTCAGAAATTGAGAGAAAAAATACCTGTAATAGCAGCTGTGCAGCTGATAGAATGA
- the LOC126791282 gene encoding uncharacterized protein LOC126791282 produces MEGDSKLLIDFIMEKCQLWQSGEGFHYYQHFPNISSRKLVSCRFLTLGHFITNLRYSFDYSVVHKIKQNLENQVLPPSVIKPSQGYTSFYELFYLLLKEEDV; encoded by the exons ATGGAAGGGGACTCAAAGCTCCTTATAGATTTCATCATGGAGAAGTGTCAATTGTGGCAATCTGGAGAGGGCTTTCACTATTACCAACATTTCCCAAACATTTCATCACGAAAGCTTGTTTCTTGCAGATTCCTTACCCTGGGGCATTTCATCACCAATCTGAG GTACAGCTTTGATTATTCAGTGGTTCACAAAATCAAACAGAACTTGGAGAATCAAGTTCTTCCGCCTTCAGTTATAAAACCCTCTCAAGGGTATACTAGTTTTTATGAACTGTTCTACCTTTTGCTCAAGGAGGAAGATGTTTGA
- the LOC126791281 gene encoding uncharacterized protein LOC126791281, giving the protein MSVASSQQSFLANALIPQTHKPKTKFFTAPNTISCKRSSSSDDDHQKGLYRKKENQFAKLAMVTLAAGVLTLGSVDDASAAKSGGRVGGQAFRSSAPRSSSPRINNNSRTNIYINPPVAPPLVGGYGYGYGSPYYGGWGWSPFSFFAPGPSVAIGIGGGFQLFAIAVFLGAIAAVARRFNASRDEEDDDYY; this is encoded by the exons ATGTCTGTCGCCTCATCCCAGCAAAGCTTTCTTGCAAACGCTCTCATTCCTCAGACCCACAAACCCAAAACTAAGTTCTTCACTGCACCAAACACTATCTCATGCAAAAGAAGCTCCTCATCAGATGATGATCATCAGAAAGGCCTTTACAG AAAGAAAGAGAACCAATTTGCAAAGCTGGCAATGGTGACATTGGCAGCTGGTGTGTTGACTCTAGGCTCTGTTGATGATGCTTCAGCTGCCAAGAGTGGGGGTAGAGTTGGCGGTCAGGCGTTTCGGTCTTCGGCACCTCGGTCTTCCTCCCCTAGGATCAATAACAATTCCAG GACCAATATATACATCAATCCTCCTGTTGCTCCGCCATTAGTCGGTGGTTATGGGTATGGTTATGGATCACCATACTATGGTGGGTGGGGTTGGTcaccattttcatttttcgccCCAGGTCCTAGTGTTGCTATTGGCATTGGTGGTGGCTTCCAACTGTTCGCTATAGCTGTGTTTCTTGGTGCCATTGCTGCTGTGGCAAGGAGATTCAATGCTTCaagagatgaagaagatgatgattacTATTAA
- the LOC126791280 gene encoding transcription factor bHLH146: MGKQQKRVYSLQANRSVCSSVFARRYVNYLLPALKKNKENEECSNSDVHELEKIIGYQVNMAMVLSASTQREFAWMRALKQNLETNCVNGKRFSLPHPRVSKPLSFLRNPRCSASNNKMKNYCSSNMSKRVRPNFRARTTLTIKKIEKKDEEAEMISTKMVSLRRLLPGGSEMVDDELLEEVGSYVTCLQLQVTILRRLVGSIEDVD; this comes from the coding sequence ATGGGTAAGCAACAGAAACGAGTTTACTCTCTGCAAGCCAACAGATCGGTGTGTTCTTCTGTGTTTGCAAGAAGATATGTGAATTACTTATTGCCAGCTctgaagaagaacaaagaaaacgaGGAGTGCTCTAACTCTGATGTTCATGAGTTGGAGAAAATTATTGGGTACCAAGTGAACATGGCGATGGTGCTGTCTGCATCAACCCAACGCGAGTTTGCCTGGATGCGCGCTTTGAAACAGAATCTTGAAACGAACTGTGTCAATGGTAAGAGATTTTCGCTACCTCATCCTCGTGTTTCGAAACCTTTGAGTTTTCTGCGAAACCCTAGATGCAGTGCAAGTAATAATAAGATGAAGAATTACTGCTCCTCCAATATGAGTAAGAGAGTGAGACCGAATTTCCGAGCAAGAACAACTTTAACTAtcaagaaaattgaaaagaaagacGAAGAGGCAGAGATGATTAGCACGAAGATGGTATCACTAAGAAGGCTTTTACCTGGAGGGAGTGAGATGGTTGACGATGAATTGCTCGAGGAAGTAGGAAGTTACGTCACTTGTCTCCAGCTCCAGGTGACTATTCTTCGGCGTCTAGTGGGATCGATCGAGGACGTTGATTAG